One window of uncultured Erythrobacter sp. genomic DNA carries:
- the alr gene encoding alanine racemase produces MSPPEPTLRLRVDAEALAANWRVLDAMSGDAKAGAAVKADAYGLGIDRCVPALRDAGCEQFFVAHWSEVEALAAHVPPDQITVLHGPMSDADVAYAKAAGAVPTINSLEQASRWTAGGGGRCHLMIDTGINRLGISAAEVSDPMIQSLDIDILMSHLACADEDSVMNAAQCEEFRTCLPRIAHRRTSLANSAGIALGKEYAFDLTRPGLALYGGVPRPGMAKAIGQVAHLEAAILQTRRLRKGDRVGYNGEFTAPRDMRVGTVSIGYADGFLRSRGPGAVLKHGPSEFALLGKVSMDMVVVDLDTAEGLGEGDWLTVPFDLPNAARQSSVSQYELLTVLGQRLRV; encoded by the coding sequence ATGTCACCACCTGAGCCGACCCTCAGGCTGCGCGTCGATGCTGAGGCTTTGGCAGCGAACTGGCGCGTGCTGGATGCGATGTCGGGCGATGCAAAGGCCGGTGCGGCGGTCAAGGCTGACGCCTACGGGCTCGGCATAGATCGCTGCGTTCCGGCCTTGCGCGATGCGGGGTGCGAGCAGTTCTTCGTCGCCCATTGGAGCGAGGTTGAAGCGCTGGCTGCGCATGTGCCGCCCGACCAGATCACCGTGCTCCATGGACCGATGAGCGATGCGGACGTCGCCTATGCCAAGGCCGCTGGCGCGGTGCCCACGATCAATTCGCTTGAGCAGGCAAGCCGCTGGACGGCGGGCGGCGGAGGTCGCTGCCATCTGATGATCGACACCGGCATAAACCGGCTCGGCATATCGGCAGCGGAAGTGAGCGACCCAATGATCCAGTCGCTCGATATCGACATCCTGATGAGCCACCTTGCTTGCGCCGATGAAGACAGCGTGATGAACGCCGCACAATGCGAAGAATTCCGCACATGCCTTCCCAGGATCGCGCACCGGCGGACGAGCCTCGCCAACAGTGCGGGCATTGCTTTGGGCAAAGAATACGCCTTCGACCTGACCCGGCCTGGCCTTGCGCTGTATGGCGGAGTGCCCCGTCCCGGCATGGCGAAAGCAATCGGGCAAGTCGCCCATCTGGAGGCCGCCATTCTCCAGACGCGCAGGCTCAGGAAAGGCGACCGCGTCGGCTATAACGGAGAATTCACCGCACCGCGAGACATGCGCGTCGGCACAGTTTCGATTGGATATGCCGACGGCTTCCTGCGCAGCCGCGGGCCGGGAGCGGTCTTGAAACACGGCCCGTCCGAGTTCGCGCTGCTGGGCAAGGTCTCAATGGATATGGTCGTTGTGGACCTCGATACTGCGGAAGGGTTGGGCGAGGGCGACTGGCTCACTGTGCCATTCGACCTTCCCAATGCTGCGCGGCAAAGCTCTGTTTCTCAATATGAATTGCTAACGGTGCTGGGTCAGCGACTGCGGGTTTGA
- the phaR gene encoding polyhydroxyalkanoate synthesis repressor PhaR yields MARKSNEASIEVPEGTTVIKKYANRRLYNTASSSYITLDDLAKMVRDNVEFVVFDAKSGDDITHSILTQIIMDEESNGEQMLPVSFLRQLIGMYGNSMQSLMPSYLEASMTNFRENQSKIREAFEQGLAKNPLAAIHETNMAMMRAAAETFIPGARAKKAQASKPATKAADTSADEIAALREQMAAMQKKLDELGK; encoded by the coding sequence ATGGCACGCAAATCTAACGAGGCATCGATCGAGGTGCCCGAAGGCACAACCGTTATCAAGAAATACGCCAACAGGCGTCTCTACAACACCGCATCGTCGAGCTACATTACGCTAGATGACCTTGCAAAAATGGTGCGCGACAATGTCGAGTTTGTGGTGTTCGATGCCAAGAGCGGTGACGACATCACCCACTCGATTCTGACCCAGATCATCATGGATGAAGAATCCAATGGCGAGCAGATGCTGCCGGTCAGTTTCCTGCGCCAGCTGATCGGGATGTACGGCAATTCGATGCAGTCGTTGATGCCGTCCTATCTCGAAGCGAGCATGACCAATTTCCGCGAGAACCAGTCGAAAATCCGCGAGGCTTTCGAGCAGGGTCTGGCGAAGAACCCGCTGGCCGCGATCCACGAGACCAACATGGCGATGATGCGTGCGGCTGCGGAAACGTTCATTCCGGGCGCGCGGGCCAAGAAGGCACAGGCGTCGAAGCCCGCAACCAAGGCCGCCGACACCTCGGCCGACGAAATCGCGGCCTTGCGCGAGCAGATGGCAGCGATGCAAAAGAAGCTCGACGAGTTGGGCAAGTAA
- the proS gene encoding proline--tRNA ligase → MSNKGPAIRHALNVKREDDFAKWYQEVISAADMAEESGVRGCMVIKPWGYGIWERVQRLMDDRIKADGIDNAYFPLFIPLANFEREADHVDGFAKEMAVVTHHRLIGDGKGGLIPDPEAKLEEPLVVRPTSETIIGDAMARWVQSWRDLPLRINQWANVVRWEMRTRMFLRTSEFLWQEGHTAHATREEALEETHRALEMYRACLEEDLAMPVVAGEKPENERFPGADETWSVEAMMQDGKALQAGTSHYLGTSFASAAGIHYQDSEGTQQLCHTTSWGTSTRMIGGVIMTHGDDDGLRVPPRIAPHQIVILPMLRDKPEDDDVLTYCEEIRASLAEQWSMGERVRVLLDKTPGKATAKRWDWVRKGAPVIIEVGPRDMENGKVAMLRRDQLWNADNGKPAMSFIAREDFAAQAPALLEDIQKALYDEARARHDANITRGLTHWHDVVNFYRKGGKYPGWVEVQWAKPTGEELAKVVEQLKGEKLTFRNVPRDGEAADGTCIFTGAPATERILIARAY, encoded by the coding sequence GTGTCTAACAAAGGCCCAGCAATCAGGCACGCGCTCAATGTGAAGCGCGAAGATGATTTCGCAAAATGGTATCAGGAGGTCATCTCCGCTGCTGACATGGCCGAGGAATCGGGCGTGCGCGGCTGCATGGTGATCAAGCCGTGGGGTTACGGCATCTGGGAACGCGTCCAGCGCCTGATGGATGACCGGATCAAGGCCGATGGTATCGACAACGCCTATTTCCCGCTCTTCATCCCGCTCGCCAATTTTGAGCGTGAGGCGGATCACGTCGACGGCTTTGCCAAGGAGATGGCGGTCGTCACCCATCACCGGCTGATCGGCGACGGCAAAGGCGGCCTGATCCCTGATCCCGAGGCAAAGCTTGAAGAGCCGCTGGTTGTGCGTCCGACTTCGGAAACGATCATCGGCGATGCGATGGCGCGCTGGGTTCAGAGCTGGCGCGACCTGCCGCTACGCATCAACCAATGGGCCAATGTCGTGCGCTGGGAAATGCGCACCCGCATGTTCCTGCGCACGTCCGAGTTCCTCTGGCAGGAAGGGCACACGGCGCACGCCACACGTGAAGAGGCTCTGGAGGAGACGCACCGCGCGCTGGAGATGTACCGCGCCTGCCTTGAAGAAGACCTCGCCATGCCGGTCGTCGCAGGCGAGAAGCCCGAGAATGAGCGCTTTCCCGGTGCGGATGAAACCTGGTCGGTTGAAGCGATGATGCAAGATGGCAAGGCGCTGCAGGCGGGCACCTCGCACTATCTCGGCACATCTTTCGCGAGCGCGGCCGGCATCCATTATCAGGACAGCGAAGGCACGCAGCAACTGTGCCATACGACCAGCTGGGGCACCTCCACCCGCATGATTGGCGGGGTCATCATGACGCACGGCGATGATGACGGGCTGCGCGTGCCGCCCCGGATCGCTCCGCACCAGATCGTGATCCTACCGATGCTGCGGGACAAGCCCGAAGACGATGACGTGCTGACCTATTGCGAAGAAATTCGCGCGTCGCTCGCCGAGCAATGGAGCATGGGCGAGCGCGTGCGCGTTCTGCTCGACAAGACGCCTGGCAAGGCGACTGCGAAGCGTTGGGACTGGGTGCGCAAGGGCGCTCCGGTCATCATCGAAGTCGGCCCGCGCGATATGGAGAACGGCAAAGTGGCAATGCTCCGCCGCGACCAGCTGTGGAACGCCGACAACGGTAAGCCTGCGATGAGTTTCATCGCCCGCGAGGACTTCGCCGCGCAGGCTCCTGCCTTGCTCGAAGACATTCAAAAGGCGCTCTATGATGAGGCGCGCGCGCGCCACGATGCCAATATCACGCGCGGGCTCACCCACTGGCACGACGTGGTCAATTTCTACCGCAAGGGCGGCAAGTATCCGGGCTGGGTCGAGGTCCAGTGGGCCAAGCCTACTGGCGAAGAACTGGCGAAAGTTGTCGAGCAGCTCAAAGGCGAAAAGCTCACCTTCCGCAATGTCCCGCGGGATGGCGAAGCAGCGGACGGCACTTGCATCTTCACAGGCGCACCCGCGACCGAGCGCATTCTGATTGCGCGCGCGTACTAA
- a CDS encoding DUF805 domain-containing protein: MIKSIRHNLGNLTNFNGRDARQTFWFWVLVVVIVQYAVSMLASVPMIISMSSGMISAITQNPESVDATAQAIDSVLDDMLVWVKFQIIVGSIIGVISIGMLAASFVRRLHDGGFTGWIAVVPIAAYLFSLAYNIVVIDQVEEMMRASMASGADGSAVADPFAMQAEMGVMGLVGWLAPLIGIIFGVWPSEEGPNQYGEEPDLH, from the coding sequence ATGATCAAGTCAATCCGCCACAACCTCGGCAATCTGACCAATTTCAATGGCCGCGATGCGCGCCAGACATTCTGGTTCTGGGTGCTGGTCGTGGTGATCGTGCAATATGCGGTTTCGATGCTTGCCTCTGTTCCCATGATTATCTCGATGTCGTCGGGGATGATTTCTGCAATCACTCAGAACCCCGAAAGTGTGGATGCCACCGCCCAAGCTATCGATTCTGTCCTGGACGACATGCTGGTTTGGGTGAAGTTCCAGATAATTGTGGGATCAATCATAGGAGTGATCAGCATCGGGATGCTCGCGGCGTCATTTGTGAGGCGTCTCCACGATGGCGGATTTACCGGATGGATCGCGGTGGTCCCGATTGCCGCGTATCTCTTTTCGCTCGCTTACAACATCGTGGTGATTGATCAGGTGGAAGAGATGATGAGAGCGTCCATGGCCTCTGGCGCGGACGGTTCGGCGGTCGCAGACCCATTTGCGATGCAGGCGGAGATGGGTGTGATGGGACTGGTAGGCTGGCTCGCGCCGCTCATCGGCATCATTTTCGGCGTTTGGCCGTCTGAGGAAGGCCCGAACCAGTATGGCGAAGAGCCCGATCTGCACTGA
- a CDS encoding M28 family peptidase, protein MNKRLLALAAPFAILASPLAADGHSEGTAEATLDDPGLEVSEARLRADMDTIVGFGTRHTLSTQTDPERGIGAAVDWALAEFGRMSAACDGCLDVQPVGRVVEPDGRRIPEPTLIRNAVAIQWGSERPKEVIIVQGHYDSRVTDPLNGTDDAPGANDDGSGSVMVLEAARILSSREYPSTIIYALLTGEEQGLYGAGILADWVTEQGMTVKAVLNNDMIGNSCGSDGYCEPDVVRVFSEGLRADSTEKLRARQRRFGGENDSPGRNLSRWLAGFAAQYPDGMQVRQIWRTDRMGRGGDQIPFLDRGYPAVRVTVAVEDYDHQHQDLRTEDGVNYGDTVDEIDFEYLTRASVLNVRALDHLAHAPMPPIMTADGAVRTDTELQWTYSAGATHFRYFDRRTDEPYWDNGVKLTPLNSGVPENGMVTIAIRRRADDWIFGVQACNGEYCSPVSSAVPGGAFEPVEQPEE, encoded by the coding sequence ATGAACAAACGCCTCCTTGCGCTCGCCGCTCCCTTCGCCATTCTCGCATCGCCGCTCGCCGCTGACGGGCATTCGGAAGGCACTGCCGAAGCTACGCTGGACGATCCGGGATTGGAAGTGTCCGAAGCCCGCCTGCGCGCCGATATGGACACGATAGTCGGCTTTGGTACGCGGCACACGCTCTCGACCCAGACCGATCCCGAGCGTGGCATTGGCGCAGCGGTTGACTGGGCGCTCGCGGAGTTCGGCCGGATGAGCGCGGCGTGTGACGGTTGTCTCGACGTGCAGCCTGTGGGCCGCGTGGTCGAACCCGATGGCCGTCGGATCCCCGAGCCAACATTGATCCGCAATGCAGTGGCGATCCAGTGGGGCAGCGAACGGCCCAAGGAAGTCATCATTGTGCAAGGGCATTATGACAGCCGTGTCACCGATCCCCTGAATGGCACAGACGATGCGCCCGGCGCGAATGATGACGGTTCGGGCAGCGTCATGGTGCTTGAGGCCGCGCGCATTCTGAGCAGCCGCGAATACCCCTCGACCATCATCTACGCGCTGCTGACCGGCGAGGAGCAGGGGCTCTACGGTGCGGGCATTCTCGCCGATTGGGTCACCGAGCAGGGCATGACGGTGAAGGCGGTCCTCAACAACGATATGATCGGGAACAGTTGCGGCTCAGACGGCTATTGCGAGCCGGACGTGGTGCGCGTGTTTTCGGAAGGCTTGCGCGCCGATTCCACCGAGAAATTGCGCGCCCGCCAGCGCCGTTTCGGGGGTGAGAACGATTCGCCTGGCCGCAACCTGTCGCGCTGGCTCGCAGGCTTTGCCGCGCAATATCCCGACGGCATGCAGGTGCGGCAGATATGGCGGACTGATCGCATGGGGCGGGGCGGGGATCAGATCCCCTTCCTCGACCGTGGTTATCCCGCTGTGCGCGTGACCGTAGCGGTGGAAGATTATGACCACCAGCATCAGGACCTGCGCACCGAAGACGGGGTGAATTACGGCGACACGGTGGACGAGATTGACTTTGAGTATTTGACCCGCGCGAGCGTGCTGAATGTGCGGGCGCTGGATCATCTGGCGCATGCTCCGATGCCGCCCATAATGACAGCTGACGGAGCCGTGAGAACCGATACTGAGCTCCAGTGGACCTATTCCGCAGGAGCAACGCACTTTCGGTATTTTGATCGAAGGACCGACGAGCCTTACTGGGACAATGGTGTGAAACTGACGCCGTTGAATTCTGGCGTTCCAGAAAACGGGATGGTCACGATCGCAATTCGCCGAAGAGCTGACGACTGGATCTTCGGTGTCCAAGCCTGCAACGGCGAATATTGCTCCCCTGTCTCCAGCGCAGTACCCGGCGGTGCGTTTGAACCGGTTGAACAGCCCGAGGAATAG
- the rnr gene encoding ribonuclease R, with protein MAKRSHHNKPQGLPTKTQLLEFIQTSDSPAGKREIAKAFGLKGQEKIALKRLLKDMAEEGLIDGKKTAYHRMGGVPKVTVLRIVEIEDGEPIAVPDNWSPDAAEKPPRLTVKEVKGRGGKRAPALKRGDRVLARTEERESSWVAHPIKKLPARTEGLMGVVELDGAGKAWLAPIDKRIRSSSPISDVGEAEEGQLVIAERAGRSERSGVKVIEVIGDPLAPKSFSLIAIAKHGIPHTFPPEVIVEAGIAADLALSEDKREDLRALPIVAIDPADARDHDDAIWAEPDGKGGYNALVAIADVSFYVRPGSALDKEARKRGNSVYFPDRVVPMLPELLSADVCSLREDEDRAAMACHLHIDAEGKVENRGFTRAIVRIHHNIAYEDAQASVDGGEAPEYLEHLWGAWRALAKARAARDPLDLELPERRVVLGEDGQIAEIAVRERLDAHRVVEDFMIAANVAAAKALEAKTSPVVYRVHETPSREKLIALRDYVATMGKKLALGQVVTPNLFNRLLKDITEESEKAQVMEAVLRSQMQAYYGPANAGHFGLALGSYAHFTSPIRRYADLLVHRALVDAYKLEQPSPKGNLPDKSGLSDKDRASLQEVSDAISQTERRAMEAERDTIDRYVAAWLSGRVGETFDTRITGVQGFGFFATIVGLGGDGLVPVSTLGSEYFRHDEAAQSLIGESSGTTYSAGDRLKLKLAEANALTGALKFVPVDADGNVIETRGTRPAPRYEKKRMPAGKAGKFKAGKRGRPGNIRHQGRRK; from the coding sequence ATGGCGAAACGCTCCCACCACAACAAACCCCAAGGTCTGCCGACAAAGACGCAGCTCCTCGAATTCATCCAGACCTCCGATAGCCCCGCCGGCAAGCGCGAGATCGCGAAGGCATTTGGTCTCAAGGGGCAGGAGAAGATCGCGCTCAAGCGATTGCTCAAAGATATGGCCGAAGAGGGCCTGATCGACGGTAAGAAAACCGCCTATCACCGTATGGGCGGCGTTCCGAAGGTCACTGTGCTGCGCATCGTTGAGATCGAGGATGGCGAGCCGATTGCGGTGCCTGACAATTGGTCCCCCGATGCTGCGGAAAAGCCTCCGCGCCTGACGGTGAAAGAGGTGAAGGGACGCGGCGGCAAACGAGCGCCCGCACTTAAACGCGGCGACCGTGTGCTCGCGCGCACCGAAGAGCGAGAAAGCAGTTGGGTGGCGCATCCGATCAAGAAACTGCCCGCGCGTACCGAAGGGCTAATGGGAGTGGTCGAGCTGGACGGAGCGGGCAAGGCATGGCTCGCACCTATCGACAAACGCATCCGCTCGTCTTCCCCAATCAGCGATGTTGGTGAGGCGGAAGAAGGCCAGCTGGTGATCGCCGAGCGCGCAGGACGCTCCGAACGCAGCGGCGTGAAGGTGATCGAGGTGATCGGCGATCCGCTTGCACCCAAGAGTTTCAGCCTGATTGCCATCGCCAAGCACGGCATCCCGCACACTTTCCCGCCTGAAGTGATCGTAGAAGCAGGCATTGCGGCCGACCTTGCGCTGTCCGAAGACAAGCGCGAGGACCTGCGCGCACTCCCGATCGTTGCGATCGACCCAGCCGATGCGCGCGATCACGACGATGCGATCTGGGCTGAGCCGGACGGGAAGGGCGGCTACAACGCGCTCGTCGCGATTGCCGATGTGAGCTTTTACGTGCGCCCCGGCTCCGCGCTCGACAAGGAAGCGCGTAAACGCGGCAACTCGGTCTACTTCCCCGACCGCGTCGTGCCGATGCTGCCGGAATTGCTCTCGGCTGATGTCTGCTCGCTGCGTGAGGATGAGGATCGCGCGGCGATGGCTTGCCACCTGCATATCGATGCAGAGGGCAAGGTTGAAAATCGCGGCTTCACCCGCGCGATTGTGCGCATCCACCACAACATCGCCTATGAAGATGCACAGGCGTCAGTGGATGGCGGAGAAGCGCCTGAATATCTCGAACATCTCTGGGGGGCATGGCGCGCATTGGCCAAGGCTCGGGCGGCGCGCGATCCGCTCGATCTCGAACTGCCTGAGCGGCGCGTTGTGCTGGGCGAGGACGGCCAGATCGCCGAGATTGCCGTGCGCGAACGTCTCGATGCGCACCGCGTGGTCGAGGACTTTATGATCGCCGCCAATGTCGCCGCGGCCAAGGCGCTTGAGGCGAAGACGTCTCCCGTTGTCTATCGTGTTCATGAGACTCCGAGCCGCGAGAAGTTGATTGCCCTGCGTGATTACGTCGCGACTATGGGCAAGAAACTGGCGTTGGGACAGGTTGTTACGCCGAACCTGTTCAACCGCTTGCTCAAGGATATCACCGAAGAATCTGAAAAAGCACAGGTAATGGAAGCCGTGCTGCGCAGCCAGATGCAGGCCTATTACGGACCCGCCAATGCCGGACATTTCGGCCTCGCGCTTGGCTCCTACGCGCATTTCACCTCGCCGATCCGCCGCTATGCCGACTTGTTGGTCCACCGCGCGCTGGTCGATGCCTACAAGCTCGAACAGCCCTCTCCCAAAGGCAATTTGCCGGATAAAAGCGGATTGTCGGACAAGGACCGCGCGAGCCTGCAAGAGGTCTCCGACGCGATCAGCCAGACCGAGCGCCGCGCGATGGAGGCTGAGCGCGATACGATCGACCGTTACGTCGCGGCTTGGCTCTCGGGCCGAGTGGGCGAGACGTTCGACACGCGGATCACGGGCGTACAGGGCTTCGGCTTTTTCGCCACCATCGTCGGGCTGGGCGGTGACGGACTGGTGCCGGTTTCAACGCTGGGCTCGGAATATTTCCGCCATGACGAGGCCGCGCAGTCGCTGATCGGCGAGAGTAGCGGCACGACCTACAGCGCGGGCGACCGGCTGAAGCTTAAACTGGCTGAGGCAAACGCGCTCACCGGAGCGCTCAAGTTCGTGCCGGTCGATGCCGATGGCAATGTGATTGAAACTCGCGGGACCCGTCCTGCGCCGCGATACGAAAAGAAGCGCATGCCTGCGGGGAAAGCTGGGAAGTTCAAGGCGGGCAAGCGCGGTCGTCCGGGTAACATCCGCCATCAGGGGCGGCGCAAGTAA
- a CDS encoding universal stress protein codes for MRTFLVITDESDEARAALRFAARRAVQVGGAVHILAVVAQQNFSAFGGVQATIEEEARDRAEILAHGVAGNLLAESGLMPTISVKIGAGQTIVSEFLESHKEVAALVLGAAKGGNPGPLVTYFAAHAGTLPCPLYVIPHDYDETNSDHEA; via the coding sequence ATGCGCACATTCCTGGTCATTACCGATGAAAGCGACGAGGCCCGCGCGGCTTTGCGCTTTGCCGCGCGGCGCGCGGTGCAGGTCGGCGGCGCGGTCCATATCCTTGCCGTGGTGGCGCAGCAGAATTTCAGCGCATTCGGCGGCGTTCAAGCCACCATCGAAGAGGAAGCGCGCGACCGTGCAGAGATCCTCGCGCACGGCGTTGCGGGCAATTTACTGGCAGAAAGCGGGCTAATGCCGACGATTTCGGTGAAAATCGGCGCCGGCCAGACGATCGTCAGCGAGTTCCTCGAAAGCCACAAAGAAGTTGCTGCCCTCGTTCTGGGAGCGGCCAAGGGCGGCAATCCGGGGCCGCTGGTGACCTATTTTGCGGCACATGCAGGCACTTTGCCCTGCCCTCTCTACGTCATCCCGCACGATTATGACGAGACGAATAGCGACCACGAAGCTTAG
- a CDS encoding 2-oxo acid dehydrogenase subunit E2 — MAIEIKMPALSPTMEEGTLAKWLVKVGDQISSGDIMAEIETDKATMEFEAVDEGVLAAIAVDEGTENVAVGTVIAMLAEEGEDAGDVSAPAGDAAPAPAPTPAPAASDGPPASPTARKLAQAEGIDLASITGTGPRGKITKDDVEAAMGSGGGGGSARAPTPAPAPTPAPAQSGGRVIASPLAKRIAEQKGIDLSAVTGSGPNGRIVKADVESFDPASAPAPAAAATPAPAPAAAPANEFDAPYEEQKLNNVRKVIARRLTEAKQTVPHIYLTVDVRLDPLLGLRKQLNASLEADGVKLSVNDLIIKALARALQREPQCNVSFQGDVMHQYTREDVSVAVAAPTGLITPIIRDAGRKGLAEISKEMKELAGKARDGKLQPHEYQGGTVSLSNLGMFGTKQFDAVINPPQGMILAVGAGEQRPFVVDGALQVATVMSVTGSFDHRAIDGVDGAKLLDQFRSLIENPMGLVV; from the coding sequence ATGGCCATCGAAATCAAGATGCCCGCTTTGTCCCCCACGATGGAAGAGGGGACGCTCGCCAAATGGCTGGTGAAGGTCGGCGACCAGATATCATCGGGCGATATCATGGCCGAAATTGAAACCGACAAGGCAACGATGGAATTCGAGGCGGTCGATGAAGGCGTGCTTGCCGCGATTGCCGTTGATGAGGGTACGGAGAACGTCGCGGTTGGCACGGTTATCGCGATGCTGGCCGAGGAAGGCGAAGATGCTGGCGATGTGAGCGCGCCCGCTGGTGACGCTGCTCCCGCTCCTGCACCCACCCCGGCTCCAGCTGCGAGCGATGGCCCACCGGCGAGCCCGACCGCGCGCAAACTGGCGCAGGCTGAAGGGATCGACCTTGCAAGCATCACCGGCACCGGCCCCAGAGGCAAAATCACCAAGGACGATGTTGAAGCCGCGATGGGAAGCGGCGGTGGCGGTGGTTCTGCACGTGCACCAACCCCGGCACCAGCGCCTACACCAGCTCCCGCACAAAGCGGCGGCCGCGTAATCGCATCGCCGCTGGCCAAGCGGATCGCCGAACAGAAAGGCATCGACCTTTCCGCCGTTACCGGCTCCGGTCCGAACGGCCGTATCGTGAAGGCGGATGTCGAGAGCTTCGACCCTGCCTCCGCACCCGCTCCTGCAGCGGCGGCCACACCAGCACCGGCTCCCGCCGCTGCACCAGCCAACGAATTCGACGCGCCGTACGAAGAGCAGAAGCTCAACAATGTGCGCAAGGTTATCGCGCGCCGCCTGACCGAGGCGAAGCAAACGGTCCCCCACATCTACCTCACCGTAGATGTGCGGCTCGACCCGCTGCTGGGCTTGCGTAAACAGCTCAACGCCTCGCTCGAAGCGGACGGCGTAAAGCTGTCGGTCAACGATCTGATTATCAAGGCGCTCGCCCGCGCATTGCAGCGTGAGCCGCAGTGCAACGTCTCGTTCCAGGGCGACGTGATGCACCAATATACGCGCGAGGACGTGTCTGTCGCGGTCGCCGCGCCCACCGGCTTGATCACCCCGATCATCCGTGATGCTGGTCGCAAGGGCCTTGCTGAGATATCCAAGGAGATGAAGGAGCTTGCGGGCAAGGCGCGCGACGGCAAGCTGCAACCGCATGAATATCAGGGCGGCACCGTCTCGCTCTCCAACCTCGGCATGTTCGGCACCAAGCAGTTCGACGCGGTCATCAACCCCCCGCAGGGCATGATCCTGGCGGTCGGCGCGGGCGAACAGCGGCCGTTTGTGGTCGATGGCGCGCTGCAGGTTGCGACTGTGATGAGCGTCACCGGCAGCTTCGACCACCGAGCGATTGACGGTGTGGACGGGGCGAAACTGCTCGACCAGTTCCGCAGCCTGATCGAGAACCCGATGGGGCTGGTGGTTTGA